From one Idiomarina sp. X4 genomic stretch:
- the ffh gene encoding signal recognition particle protein, giving the protein MFENLSERLSQTMRSIGGRGRLTEDNIKETLREVRMALLEADVALPVVKDFIAKVKERAVGTEVNKSLTPGQVFVKIVQSELESAMGEGNAPLQLNTQPPAVILMAGLQGAGKTTSVGKLAKFLAEREKKKVMVVSADVYRPAAIKQLETIAEQVGVDFFPSSTEQKPVDIANAAIAAARKQFVDVVLVDTAGRLAVDEDMMTEIQQLHSSIKPIETLFVVDAMTGQDAANTAKAFSDALPLTGVILTKTDGDARGGAALSIRHITGKPIKFLGVGEKTDALEAFHPDRVASRILGMGDVLSLIEEVEQKVDKEKAEKVAKKVMKKGQFSLEDFRDQLVQMREMGGMMGLMDKMPGMGKMTDQIKGQMDDKMTLRMEAIINSMTPQERRHPDVIKGSRKRRIATGSGTQVQDVNKLLKQFMQMQKMMKKMKGGGLQKMMRGMGGKLPPGMFPGR; this is encoded by the coding sequence ATGTTTGAAAATTTATCAGAACGCCTATCGCAGACGATGCGTTCTATCGGTGGCCGAGGTCGGCTGACAGAAGATAATATAAAGGAAACGTTACGTGAAGTGCGTATGGCGCTGCTTGAGGCTGACGTTGCGTTACCGGTTGTAAAAGATTTTATCGCAAAGGTAAAAGAACGAGCGGTTGGTACTGAGGTCAATAAAAGCCTGACACCGGGGCAGGTGTTCGTCAAAATCGTCCAGTCAGAATTAGAATCGGCGATGGGCGAGGGTAATGCCCCGTTGCAACTGAATACGCAACCACCGGCTGTGATACTAATGGCTGGCCTGCAAGGTGCGGGTAAAACGACCAGTGTTGGTAAGCTCGCCAAATTCCTCGCCGAGCGTGAGAAAAAGAAAGTGATGGTGGTTAGTGCCGACGTGTATCGACCAGCAGCCATTAAGCAGCTGGAAACCATTGCCGAGCAGGTGGGGGTTGATTTTTTCCCGTCGTCTACCGAACAAAAGCCGGTTGATATCGCCAATGCGGCCATAGCGGCAGCACGTAAACAGTTTGTCGATGTGGTTCTGGTTGATACGGCAGGTCGTCTAGCGGTCGATGAAGACATGATGACGGAAATTCAGCAACTTCACTCAAGCATTAAGCCTATTGAAACGCTGTTTGTTGTTGATGCGATGACCGGTCAGGATGCGGCGAACACGGCAAAAGCATTTAGTGATGCATTGCCTTTAACTGGTGTTATTTTGACGAAAACCGATGGTGACGCCCGTGGTGGTGCTGCATTATCGATTCGCCATATTACCGGCAAGCCCATTAAGTTTCTTGGTGTCGGCGAAAAAACGGATGCCCTGGAGGCCTTCCACCCCGATCGGGTTGCGTCACGTATTCTTGGTATGGGCGATGTGCTGTCGCTCATAGAAGAAGTCGAACAGAAGGTCGACAAGGAAAAAGCTGAGAAAGTCGCCAAGAAAGTCATGAAAAAAGGCCAGTTTTCACTGGAGGATTTTCGCGACCAGCTTGTGCAAATGCGTGAGATGGGCGGCATGATGGGGCTCATGGATAAAATGCCCGGCATGGGTAAAATGACCGATCAAATTAAAGGTCAAATGGATGATAAAATGACGCTGCGTATGGAAGCGATTATTAATTCAATGACCCCACAGGAAAGACGTCACCCCGATGTCATTAAAGGCTCTCGTAAACGCCGTATTGCGACGGGTTCAGGAACACAAGTTCAGGACGTGAACAAGTTACTGAAGCAGTTTATGCAGATGCAAAAAATGATGAAAAAGATGAAAGGCGGTGGTCTTCAGAAAATGATGCGCGGTATGGGTGGGAAACTGCCTCCGGGAATGTTTCCAGGCCGTTAG
- the rpsP gene encoding 30S ribosomal protein S16, producing the protein MVTIRLQRGGAKKRPFYQMVVADSRRSRDGRFIENVGFFNPLARGQEEKLRVDVDRIEHWVGKGAQLSERVAKLVKDASAAA; encoded by the coding sequence ATGGTAACCATTCGTTTACAACGTGGCGGTGCTAAAAAGCGCCCCTTCTACCAAATGGTAGTTGCTGACAGTCGCCGTTCACGCGACGGTCGTTTCATCGAGAACGTAGGATTTTTTAACCCGCTAGCTCGTGGTCAGGAAGAAAAACTTCGTGTTGATGTTGACCGCATCGAGCACTGGGTAGGCAAAGGCGCACAATTATCTGAGCGCGTTGCTAAGTTAGTTAAAGATGCAAGCGCTGCGGCGTAA
- the rimM gene encoding ribosome maturation factor RimM (Essential for efficient processing of 16S rRNA) yields MAQSEHIVIGRLGAVYGVKGWLKVQSFTQDPESIFEYSPWLLKQKGEQTIEVAEWRRHNKGLIARLEGVSDRDQAARLTGADICITADELPELADDEFYWHDLIGLQVVNLQGYDMGVVEQIMPTASNDVLVVKANSNDAFGKSERLIPFIQSEYITEINREEKRIQVDWPSDF; encoded by the coding sequence ATGGCTCAGTCAGAACATATCGTTATAGGTCGCTTAGGTGCGGTGTATGGCGTAAAAGGTTGGCTGAAAGTACAGTCATTTACGCAAGACCCTGAGTCAATATTTGAATACAGCCCTTGGCTGCTCAAACAAAAAGGTGAGCAAACTATCGAAGTCGCTGAGTGGCGTCGCCACAATAAGGGACTGATTGCTCGACTGGAAGGTGTATCCGACCGTGATCAAGCTGCGCGCCTGACCGGAGCGGATATCTGCATTACTGCAGATGAGTTGCCTGAATTAGCTGATGATGAGTTCTACTGGCATGACCTAATCGGTTTGCAAGTGGTGAACCTTCAAGGCTATGACATGGGGGTGGTTGAACAGATAATGCCAACCGCATCGAATGATGTGTTGGTGGTAAAAGCAAATAGCAATGATGCGTTTGGAAAGTCTGAGCGTCTTATTCCCTTTATTCAAAGTGAATATATCACTGAGATTAATCGGGAAGAGAAACGCATTCAGGTTGACTGGCCGTCTGACTTCTAA
- the trmD gene encoding tRNA (guanosine(37)-N1)-methyltransferase TrmD, whose amino-acid sequence MKIGVISLFPDMFSAVTDYGVTGRAIKEGLLQVSVWNPRDFTHDRHRTVDDRPYGGGPGMLMMVQPLVDAIEAAKNDLGQDTPVIYLSPQGQTLDHRGVQSLSGNDRMILIAGRYEGIDERVIEKYVDAQWSIGDYVLSGGELPAMVLIDAISRLVPGVLGHQDSAEEDSFANGLLDCPHYTRPEVYNEQQVPSVLLSGNHDKIRRWRLQQSLGRTWLQRPELIKDLALTDEQEALLSEFIEQRSSS is encoded by the coding sequence TTGAAAATTGGTGTTATTAGCTTATTTCCTGACATGTTTTCTGCCGTTACCGATTACGGTGTTACTGGTAGAGCAATAAAGGAAGGTTTATTACAGGTGAGTGTTTGGAATCCTCGTGATTTCACTCACGATCGCCATCGCACGGTCGACGACAGACCATACGGTGGGGGGCCTGGCATGCTGATGATGGTACAGCCTTTGGTTGATGCTATTGAGGCCGCTAAAAACGACCTTGGTCAGGATACGCCGGTTATTTATCTGTCACCTCAGGGGCAAACATTGGATCATAGAGGAGTGCAGTCGCTCTCCGGTAATGATCGAATGATATTAATTGCTGGCCGTTATGAAGGCATTGACGAACGCGTTATTGAAAAGTATGTCGATGCACAATGGTCAATTGGGGACTATGTGTTAAGCGGCGGTGAGCTACCAGCAATGGTGCTGATTGATGCTATTTCAAGATTAGTGCCCGGCGTGTTGGGGCATCAGGACTCTGCAGAGGAAGATTCTTTTGCAAATGGTTTACTGGATTGCCCGCATTACACGAGACCGGAAGTTTATAACGAGCAGCAGGTTCCCTCAGTACTTTTGAGTGGAAACCATGACAAAATACGTCGCTGGCGGTTGCAGCAGTCCTTAGGGCGAACATGGCTGCAACGTCCGGAGTTAATTAAAGACCTAGCTCTGACTGACGAGCAGGAAGCCTTGTTGAGTGAATTTATTGAACAACGGTCATCCAGCTAA
- the rplS gene encoding 50S ribosomal protein L19, which yields MAKVSQNIIKALEEEQMKKDLPEFAPGDTVVVNVKVKEGNRERLQAFEGVVIRVRNRGLHSAFTVRKVSNGEGVERTFQTHSPLVDSIKVKRRGAVRRAKLYYLRERSGKSARIREKLS from the coding sequence ATGGCAAAAGTTAGCCAAAATATCATTAAAGCTCTTGAAGAAGAGCAAATGAAAAAAGATTTACCTGAGTTTGCACCAGGTGACACTGTTGTTGTAAATGTAAAAGTTAAGGAAGGCAACCGTGAACGTCTGCAGGCGTTCGAAGGTGTTGTTATCCGTGTTCGTAACCGTGGTCTTCACTCTGCATTTACGGTACGTAAAGTATCGAACGGTGAAGGTGTTGAGCGTACTTTCCAAACGCACAGCCCATTGGTAGATAGCATTAAAGTGAAGCGTCGCGGTGCAGTTCGTCGCGCGAAACTTTACTACTTGCGTGAGCGTTCAGGTAAGTCTGCACGTATTCGCGAGAAGCTTTCTTAA
- a CDS encoding DNA-J related domain-containing protein, whose translation MEEDIEILIQILAECLDSQHHWTEHQLIEALQAQPYQFFDKTALRDPLNLFQTHFILFHSLYKLRERWRLQKKYELFIHTLNIECQPWQQGEETLAENDPLAEYYLDLSQLSNTSETDVESMLNDFWERMGQDFSTKQRMPTDEACEVMELTPPLTEKQVKKQYRRLVHKYHPDKGGSVAKMQNVQKAYRAILVSLN comes from the coding sequence ATGGAAGAAGACATTGAAATACTCATCCAAATTTTGGCTGAATGTTTGGACTCCCAGCATCACTGGACAGAGCATCAACTCATTGAGGCTTTGCAAGCCCAGCCGTACCAGTTTTTTGATAAAACGGCGCTGCGCGATCCCCTAAACCTGTTTCAAACGCATTTCATTTTGTTCCACAGCTTATATAAGCTGCGTGAACGTTGGCGCTTGCAAAAGAAATATGAGTTATTCATTCATACGCTGAATATTGAATGTCAGCCATGGCAGCAGGGTGAAGAAACGCTAGCCGAAAACGATCCTCTGGCGGAGTATTATTTAGACTTAAGTCAACTGAGCAATACTTCTGAAACCGATGTCGAGTCGATGCTTAATGACTTTTGGGAAAGAATGGGGCAAGATTTTTCTACTAAGCAACGGATGCCGACCGACGAAGCTTGTGAAGTGATGGAATTAACACCGCCGTTGACCGAAAAACAAGTAAAAAAGCAGTATCGTCGCCTGGTACATAAATACCACCCCGATAAAGGCGGTAGTGTTGCTAAGATGCAAAATGTTCAAAAAGCGTACCGCGCTATTTTAGTCAGCCTTAATTAA
- the tyrA gene encoding bifunctional chorismate mutase/prephenate dehydrogenase, giving the protein MNKTPQEKLDELRQSIDSTDEELIRLLAKREALTAEVGDVKKALRQPLYVPERENKMIQARKQKAIELGVSEDFVEDILRRIIRNSYQTQTGQASQTSATPERPVIVVGGKGALGAKFVEFFEQTGYRTVIVDKGDAWPDGETLSHTQLVVISVPINQTEAVIASLPKLPDDCVLADITSTKEGPLKAMLSVHAGPVVGLHPMFGPTIKTFAKQLIVVTPGRRAEEYQWLMEQLSNWGAHLYQTDAEAHDEAMGWVQAFRHLSTFVYGLHMAKENVDIDNLLNVSSPIYRMELMMVGRLFAQNPELYADIMLSHGERTESISRYLSLFSELLEVLKEGNKDELIHLYSEAQTYFGDFSQQFLKESEALVQLADDQRFK; this is encoded by the coding sequence ATGAATAAAACACCGCAAGAAAAATTAGACGAGCTAAGGCAGTCGATAGACAGCACCGACGAAGAACTCATCCGCTTACTGGCGAAGCGCGAGGCATTAACCGCCGAAGTCGGTGATGTTAAAAAGGCCTTGCGGCAGCCGCTTTATGTTCCTGAGCGGGAAAACAAAATGATACAGGCGCGCAAACAAAAGGCGATTGAACTTGGCGTGTCAGAAGACTTTGTTGAAGACATTTTACGCCGAATTATTCGCAACTCCTACCAAACCCAAACCGGACAGGCTAGCCAAACTTCAGCCACTCCGGAGAGGCCGGTTATTGTGGTTGGCGGCAAAGGAGCCTTAGGTGCTAAGTTTGTTGAGTTCTTTGAGCAAACTGGTTACCGAACCGTTATTGTCGATAAAGGCGACGCCTGGCCGGATGGCGAGACTTTAAGTCATACACAGTTGGTTGTTATCAGCGTTCCCATTAATCAAACAGAAGCTGTTATCGCGTCATTACCTAAGCTACCCGATGACTGTGTTCTGGCTGATATTACAAGTACCAAAGAAGGTCCGCTAAAAGCTATGCTGAGCGTTCATGCAGGCCCAGTGGTGGGTCTGCACCCAATGTTTGGCCCGACAATAAAGACCTTCGCAAAACAGCTAATAGTGGTTACACCGGGACGTAGAGCAGAAGAGTACCAATGGCTCATGGAACAGCTGTCTAATTGGGGAGCTCATTTATACCAAACCGACGCTGAGGCGCATGATGAAGCCATGGGCTGGGTACAAGCTTTCAGACATTTAAGCACCTTCGTGTATGGTCTGCACATGGCAAAAGAAAATGTCGATATAGATAATCTGCTTAATGTTAGCTCGCCCATTTACCGAATGGAACTAATGATGGTCGGTCGACTCTTCGCACAGAACCCGGAGCTGTACGCCGATATTATGTTGTCTCACGGAGAGCGGACCGAGTCTATCAGCCGTTATCTGAGCTTGTTTTCAGAGTTGCTGGAAGTGCTTAAAGAAGGCAACAAAGACGAATTAATACACTTATACAGCGAAGCACAAACGTATTTTGGTGACTTTTCACAGCAGTTCTTAAAAGAGAGTGAAGCACTGGTTCAGTTGGCTGATGATCAGCGCTTTAAATAG
- a CDS encoding response regulator: MTKVLIADDDFISLEVLKAMLGQYNVEILTATTGEEALTQAKTMPNLIFLDYEMPDMSGAEVCKTLRGQPEFENTPIIAITSHQSASEMTACREAGMDATLHKPVSPEALEELFNEYVKP; the protein is encoded by the coding sequence ATGACGAAAGTTTTAATTGCTGACGATGACTTTATTAGTCTGGAAGTCCTAAAAGCGATGCTCGGCCAATACAATGTCGAGATTCTTACCGCAACCACTGGTGAAGAAGCACTGACTCAAGCCAAAACAATGCCCAACCTCATTTTCCTTGATTACGAAATGCCTGATATGTCGGGTGCTGAGGTTTGCAAAACCCTGCGTGGTCAGCCTGAATTTGAAAATACGCCCATTATCGCCATAACCAGCCACCAAAGCGCCAGTGAAATGACAGCGTGCCGTGAGGCTGGCATGGACGCGACGTTGCACAAACCGGTTTCTCCCGAAGCATTGGAGGAGCTGTTCAACGAGTATGTGAAGCCTTAA
- a CDS encoding cytochrome b/b6 domain-containing protein codes for MIQKENSVKVWDSFVRLFHLMIILLVIGLWWTADNGRMDLHKDFGVAILSLLVMRVAWGIFGSNNARFNAFVRSPLRIPSHLKTLFNGQYQPETTHSTAGGWAVLLMLALLIAQAVTGLFSSDGILFSGPLASWVSSDTQELLTDWHKTQFDAILVVIALHILAVAMYRLKGIKLVGAMVHGYKNTTQPAPQLKPGWQGLLLAIAVWLLFMLLL; via the coding sequence ATGATTCAGAAAGAGAATTCTGTAAAGGTTTGGGACAGCTTTGTACGCCTTTTTCATCTGATGATCATTTTATTGGTGATTGGGTTATGGTGGACCGCTGATAACGGTCGTATGGACTTGCATAAAGACTTTGGTGTCGCCATTTTGTCGCTGTTAGTAATGCGAGTTGCGTGGGGTATCTTTGGTAGTAATAACGCCCGTTTTAACGCCTTTGTGCGTTCTCCTTTACGCATTCCCTCTCATTTGAAAACGCTTTTTAATGGTCAATACCAGCCGGAAACCACTCATAGTACAGCCGGTGGCTGGGCCGTGCTGCTAATGTTAGCTTTGCTTATTGCTCAGGCTGTGACCGGACTTTTCTCTAGTGATGGCATTTTATTTTCAGGACCGTTAGCGAGCTGGGTGTCGTCTGACACACAAGAATTGCTGACTGACTGGCATAAAACCCAGTTTGACGCGATATTAGTTGTTATCGCATTGCATATTTTAGCGGTTGCTATGTATCGTCTGAAGGGCATTAAATTAGTTGGTGCGATGGTTCACGGCTATAAAAATACCACACAACCGGCGCCGCAATTAAAGCCAGGATGGCAAGGTTTACTGCTGGCGATAGCTGTGTGGTTGCTCTTTATGTTATTGCTTTAA
- a CDS encoding c-type cytochrome produces the protein MKKSLSVLFASVALSLSASSIANEHAFNDGEKAVEYRQKALSIMQQNFAAMAEMVKGEVNYDAQVFANRANDFESLAGIPWSGFAVEGAMPGDNTDALTAIWDNWEDFQQRSNDLQQYASELAAAAKTGSMDNIKPVFMNAAQTCKGCHDEYKD, from the coding sequence ATGAAAAAATCACTGTCCGTACTTTTTGCGAGCGTTGCTCTTAGTTTATCTGCCAGCAGTATCGCTAACGAGCACGCATTTAACGACGGCGAAAAGGCTGTTGAGTACCGCCAAAAAGCCTTGTCTATTATGCAGCAAAACTTCGCGGCTATGGCTGAAATGGTGAAAGGCGAAGTGAACTACGACGCACAGGTGTTTGCGAACCGCGCAAATGATTTCGAAAGTTTAGCCGGTATTCCATGGAGCGGCTTTGCGGTCGAAGGCGCTATGCCAGGCGACAATACCGATGCGCTAACTGCTATCTGGGATAATTGGGAAGATTTCCAGCAACGCTCGAATGACTTACAGCAATATGCATCAGAGCTCGCCGCTGCAGCTAAAACAGGCTCAATGGATAACATCAAGCCTGTATTTATGAACGCAGCACAAACCTGTAAAGGCTGTCACGACGAATATAAAGACTGA
- a CDS encoding amidohydrolase family protein, whose amino-acid sequence MKTMHKLSAAALAVTSVLALPTSADQTSRTNGMRDNTPSLTAIQNATVVTEPGEVVSNATLIIENGKVKSVESGNRAPAGARVIDGTGYTIYPGFIDPYSSYGIDVTYAKTDSDTPIYNNEREGGNAANDAIRAEKDWYAAFKTNSDDAKKWVSEGFTSVQTAKLDGIFQGQAATVSLADKIANDVIYRSESKHFGSFDKGSSQQQYPSSLMGSIALVRQTLSDANWYENAYGKQSHNQPVEFNAALDSLKNIESEGIVFKVSDEKTLLRADDVFDQFNVPSVYVGSGYEYARLNSVKNTESDLILPLNFPAAPNVSGVDAHLDVDLAKLRHWERAPSNPAMLANAGVNFALTLSELEKSEDFWPNLRKAVEHGLSKEKALAALTTTAAKIAGVDDKVGKLASGYMADFVMVKGDIFEDGEIQSVWLQGEENELVSRELVDFAGNYTIDWNGQNVSLTLKPGAALSGELTVGENTQSIRNIERTEDTVSFVADMNIKPTGTWRFQLTPASQQNFTMEAVSPQGESSSLVAQVASQETLAEDTQSSSSNKVEYVSQLTFPNVAYGLDGLPERQDVLIRNATVWTASDDGILEETDVLVRNGEFAEVGKNLSAPSGVKVIDAAGMHLTPGIIDEHSHIAIDGGVNEGSEAITSEVRIGDVVNPDDIHIYRSLAGGTTMAQLLHGSANPVGGQAQVIKLRWGTDANIMKFDAAPESIKFALGENVKQSNWGDNMTVRYPQTRLGVETIVRDGFQAALEYQQRKQAYDRMSRSEKKKTAPPRPDYRLETLIEILNSKRFVHAHSYVASEILMLMEVAEDYGFTLDTFTHILEGYKVADEMAEHGASGSTFADWWAYKFEVYDAIPQNACLMHDRGVLTSINSDSNDLQRRLNTEAAKSVRYCDMDPHEAFKMVTINPAKQLKVDDYVGSIEEGKHADFVLWSHYPLSAYARAEQTWINGRKFFDREQDKKRQEAVKQEKNALIQKVLAAGDEALKGATNGYKEAQPTWHCDTEHDFWLDHFTTQAHQHGGQH is encoded by the coding sequence ATGAAGACAATGCACAAGCTTAGTGCGGCAGCGTTAGCGGTGACATCCGTGTTAGCGTTGCCAACGAGTGCTGATCAAACGTCTCGGACGAATGGTATGCGGGACAACACGCCGAGCCTAACGGCTATTCAAAATGCAACCGTTGTGACAGAGCCCGGTGAGGTTGTCAGTAATGCAACGCTCATTATTGAAAACGGCAAAGTAAAAAGTGTAGAAAGCGGTAACCGAGCACCGGCTGGCGCACGGGTTATTGATGGTACGGGCTATACAATCTACCCGGGCTTTATTGACCCATACAGCAGTTACGGTATTGACGTAACTTACGCAAAGACGGATAGCGATACGCCTATTTATAACAATGAACGTGAAGGTGGTAATGCCGCAAACGACGCTATTCGTGCAGAGAAAGATTGGTACGCAGCGTTCAAAACCAACTCTGATGATGCCAAGAAGTGGGTGTCTGAAGGATTTACCAGCGTGCAAACTGCCAAGCTCGATGGCATTTTTCAAGGTCAGGCAGCGACCGTTTCGCTCGCCGATAAAATTGCTAACGATGTTATCTACCGAAGTGAGTCAAAGCATTTTGGCTCGTTTGACAAAGGCAGCTCTCAGCAACAGTACCCGTCCTCATTAATGGGCAGTATTGCGTTGGTGAGACAGACCCTGTCTGACGCAAACTGGTATGAAAATGCCTACGGCAAGCAATCGCATAATCAACCGGTTGAGTTTAATGCGGCGCTGGATTCACTGAAAAATATTGAGTCTGAAGGGATTGTCTTCAAAGTCTCAGATGAGAAAACCTTGCTGCGAGCTGACGATGTATTTGATCAGTTTAACGTGCCAAGTGTTTATGTTGGCTCGGGGTATGAATACGCTCGTCTCAATTCGGTTAAGAATACTGAAAGTGATTTGATTTTACCGTTGAACTTCCCGGCAGCGCCAAATGTCAGTGGCGTCGATGCACATCTTGATGTCGACTTGGCGAAATTACGCCACTGGGAACGCGCGCCTTCAAATCCGGCGATGCTGGCAAACGCAGGTGTCAACTTTGCGTTAACCTTAAGCGAACTGGAAAAGTCAGAAGACTTTTGGCCGAACCTACGTAAAGCGGTTGAGCATGGCCTGAGTAAAGAAAAAGCGCTGGCGGCTTTAACTACTACTGCAGCTAAAATTGCTGGTGTTGATGACAAAGTGGGCAAATTAGCCAGTGGTTACATGGCCGACTTTGTGATGGTGAAAGGTGATATTTTTGAAGACGGCGAAATACAATCGGTCTGGTTACAAGGTGAAGAAAACGAGTTGGTTTCTCGTGAGCTGGTCGACTTTGCCGGTAACTATACCATTGACTGGAATGGTCAGAATGTCTCGCTGACATTGAAGCCCGGTGCGGCTTTAAGCGGCGAGCTCACGGTCGGTGAGAACACTCAGTCTATTCGTAATATTGAGCGTACTGAAGATACGGTGTCATTTGTTGCTGATATGAACATTAAGCCGACAGGTACGTGGCGCTTCCAGTTGACACCAGCGTCTCAGCAAAATTTCACTATGGAAGCGGTTTCTCCGCAAGGGGAGTCCAGTTCACTAGTTGCGCAGGTCGCCTCACAAGAAACCCTGGCGGAGGACACCCAAAGTAGCAGCAGTAATAAAGTTGAATACGTCAGCCAGTTGACCTTCCCGAATGTTGCTTATGGTTTAGATGGTTTGCCTGAGCGACAAGATGTACTAATTCGTAATGCAACGGTTTGGACAGCCAGTGATGATGGCATTCTGGAAGAAACCGATGTGCTTGTTCGTAACGGTGAATTTGCCGAAGTTGGTAAAAACCTGAGCGCACCGTCAGGTGTAAAAGTCATTGATGCCGCGGGTATGCACTTAACGCCGGGCATTATCGACGAGCATTCACACATTGCGATTGACGGTGGTGTGAATGAAGGCTCTGAAGCGATTACGTCAGAAGTACGCATTGGCGACGTGGTCAACCCTGACGACATTCATATTTATCGCTCACTAGCTGGCGGCACCACCATGGCTCAGTTACTGCACGGATCGGCTAACCCGGTTGGCGGTCAGGCGCAGGTCATTAAACTGCGTTGGGGAACGGATGCTAACATTATGAAGTTTGATGCAGCGCCTGAGTCTATCAAGTTCGCGCTGGGTGAAAACGTTAAGCAAAGCAACTGGGGTGACAACATGACGGTTCGTTACCCACAAACGCGTTTAGGCGTTGAAACTATTGTTCGTGATGGCTTCCAGGCGGCGTTAGAGTACCAGCAACGTAAACAAGCCTATGATCGCATGAGTCGCTCAGAAAAGAAGAAGACAGCGCCACCACGTCCTGACTATCGTCTGGAGACGCTGATCGAAATTCTAAACAGTAAGCGCTTTGTTCATGCCCACTCTTACGTCGCTTCTGAAATTCTCATGTTGATGGAAGTAGCGGAAGACTACGGGTTTACTTTGGATACGTTCACTCACATTCTGGAAGGTTACAAAGTGGCCGACGAAATGGCTGAGCATGGTGCCAGCGGATCGACATTCGCTGACTGGTGGGCATATAAATTTGAGGTATATGACGCGATTCCTCAAAACGCCTGCTTAATGCATGACAGAGGTGTGCTCACCAGCATTAACTCGGATAGTAATGACTTGCAGCGCCGTTTGAATACCGAAGCGGCTAAGTCAGTTCGCTATTGTGACATGGATCCGCACGAAGCCTTTAAAATGGTGACGATTAATCCAGCAAAACAATTGAAAGTTGATGACTACGTCGGTTCTATTGAAGAAGGCAAACACGCTGACTTT